GTTTATACGTAAGAACCATGTCTAGGCATTTTTTAAGGTAATTATTACTACTAATTAGAGAAACCAGGAGAGAAGAATAAGGACCAAGATCACTACGGATATTAAGGTCTCCTTTTTTCCGTCTAAAGAATTTCAACCAAGGCTCCCGCATTATCCAGATGACAGCCACGCACTACCTCCTCAGTCCTTACCGAGAGAGACACACTCCTTGTCTGATTCAGTGATCTGCTTACAAACTGCCGGAGGAAGACTTTCTTCACCCAGGGACCAGGGTGCCGCAGAACGTGGACTTCACTGTTTCATGGAATGTCATAAAGTATTTcttacaagaaaaaaataaaataaattacctatTCAAAAATTTACTCCCATAGCCATAGTCATCTCTGGTTATATCTGACAGTTTGTCAAAGGTAGGTTTTTGTGCATCTTGGCACTCTGGTCTACTTTACCAACTCTTTACAATTTAGGTCGGACAAGAATTTgaacaaaaatgaaaagaatCAGTATGGTCGTAGTCTCCCTTCCGGCATTTTCTGTTCCACTTTACCAACTCTTTGAGGAGGCCAAACAATATGCGTCGCCCTTCCTTGAAGTAAACCTAATGGAATCTGCGGCAAAAAGCAAGCAGACATTAAGTTAGGAGCAAATTTACTCACATAAAAACCAACACTTCTATTATATTACTCATAATCTCATATTGAAAAAACATATTGTGATGTGACCAAAACTAATTTGACAGATCATATTGTAAGCCTCTACAATGAATTCTTCAAAGTGTAACCAATAAGCATTTGAGGAGGTTAAATACACAAATtagttttcaagaaaaaaaagtcGAATTCTGTTGGATTTTTGAAATAACAAGTTTAGCAGGTTAGTTTGTGAGCATTTTTAATGGTAGAGTATATGTTACCGGGCCAAATGATCTCGAGTCCAAAGTTGAGGCAGAATTATCCCCCTCAACCCAACAATGTCCATCAGGAATCCTTATTGTATCGTATGAATTGGGAATTTGTATCCAGTCACCAGGCAAAGCAATTACTCTTTTTATGTGTTTCTCCTTGTAGTTGATTGGAGACCTGCAAATTATATTTCGTATATTGATGGAACTATAAACATCAACATTGCATAtgcaaaactcaataaaattactTTCCACTACAGATGTAACTCTCATACCGGTAACATATAAAGTGCACAGTGAAACATGCCATTGTGTTTGTTTGTTTCTAAAGGTCTGCTGAGGTTAAAAGAGAGGATAGATTACCGAAAAACAATCACATCACCATGTGAAACTTTGTACTTCTCTAGACAAAATTTTTCAATCAGCACACGATCATCTGCAACGAAAATCCCTAATTAGAAAACTAATTCATACGTCACCTCAAAACTATCTGATAAGAGCAGcttcagaaaagaaagaaaaaaaaaatctagtgaTGCACGATAATGACTTTGGAACAGTAAAAACTCACCCACTGGTAATCCCATAAAAGTACTCTTGTTAGGGTTGAACGTAGGATGCATTGAAAGTCCTCGTATAGGGGCAATACTAGCATATCGGTCTGAAACAGTGAGCGTAATCAATCCAGCAGTAAAAGACTTCTTCGCAGTGTCCCATAAAAAATTCAGAGCTCCCATATTCAAAATTTCCCAAAACTCAAAAGCTTTGCAATGGACATTACACCATCTGCACAAATCATCGGATACAATAAAAAATAAATGTTACAAGTTTTGCTCACATAAGTTATGCACAAGTTTCTCCGACTTGAGCACGTGGTCAACCACAACCTGTTCCGATTTTTGACGCAATATCGCAACACCCATacaaatgtttttttcttttagtttagtgTGACGATCAAGACTATAAGTAAGTTTACTGTAGGTATTTCCTATCGTTCCTACTCAAACAAGAGAAAAAAACTAGCTGTGTATCACAAAATGTGTGCC
This window of the Papaver somniferum cultivar HN1 unplaced genomic scaffold, ASM357369v1 unplaced-scaffold_65, whole genome shotgun sequence genome carries:
- the LOC113343677 gene encoding mitochondrial inner membrane protease subunit 2-like, which codes for MGALNFLWDTAKKSFTAGLITLTVSDRYASIAPIRGLSMHPTFNPNKSTFMGLPVDDRVLIEKFCLEKYKVSHGDVIVFRSPINYKEKHIKRVIALPGDWIQIPNSYDTIRIPDGHCWVEGDNSASTLDSRSFGPIPLGLLQGRATHIVWPPQRVGKVEQKMPEGRLRPY